The DNA region GTTAACCTTCTGAATATTGAATATAATCCTCTTATTTAATGATTTCGCTGACCACGCCTGCGCCGACGGTATGGCCTCCTTCCCGAATGGCGAACCGTAACCCTTGCT from bacterium includes:
- a CDS encoding elongation factor Tu, with protein sequence QGLRFAIREGGHTVGAGVVSEIIK